In Myxococcus stipitatus, the following are encoded in one genomic region:
- a CDS encoding DUF2380 domain-containing protein, with protein MRAEILVAAVLLLTTGCASVPRTVERGATLGYVPRVATFSEREESPRDERAHAIAGPEVRQRFWRHLGGGRNAAHGGPGTSSAAVGGGVPSPVPARQAVVDAIGGVTVSMDGVEGVFTALAERAPALGGWGLGGVFTRYVEQGSTQLTWLHGALGSATVLTDVASEVGDGDMESALLQMTGPKLQAAMFGTLLLATWVDFLQLADAVLRHCPMCSVEKLFVDLHRVQGLMEPTLKDLASLDPERVEAAAVSMPELMGRLSREFATLHAETRSTMKFGEKVIAAAQVLEMLTMISTLKMSLPRLPPAGPATLGVGLVMSSGGVMVGSRIVVSAEWVEMMRRLVQAGVISLPAVSAAVRIHGGQVLMAQAHQDLPEGVREALGDSPEVRGMRVTGRAGAGMSDAPKHHVLPKEHREWFEQRGFKGDMDIDQFCVRLEQSQHEAIHGGGNWKLGRMWPGEWNRMIMKVLRDAEAETGRVLTRSEIMKLVAGYLKEYDIPMRFTMGRSR; from the coding sequence ATGCGCGCTGAGATCCTGGTTGCGGCCGTGTTGCTGCTGACTACGGGATGCGCGTCGGTGCCACGTACCGTCGAGCGTGGTGCAACGCTGGGCTATGTGCCTCGCGTGGCGACGTTCTCCGAGAGGGAAGAGTCGCCGCGCGACGAGCGTGCGCATGCCATCGCGGGGCCCGAGGTTCGACAGCGGTTCTGGCGTCATTTAGGGGGCGGTCGGAATGCAGCGCATGGGGGGCCTGGGACTTCGTCTGCCGCGGTCGGCGGGGGTGTGCCGAGTCCTGTGCCGGCGCGGCAGGCGGTCGTCGATGCCATCGGTGGGGTGACGGTGTCGATGGATGGCGTTGAAGGGGTGTTCACTGCGTTGGCGGAACGTGCTCCAGCTCTTGGAGGATGGGGGCTCGGTGGGGTGTTCACTCGCTACGTCGAACAGGGTTCCACTCAATTGACGTGGCTCCATGGGGCGCTCGGGAGCGCCACCGTGCTGACGGATGTGGCTTCCGAGGTAGGTGATGGGGACATGGAGTCGGCCCTCCTCCAGATGACCGGGCCCAAGCTTCAAGCCGCGATGTTCGGGACGTTGTTGTTGGCGACCTGGGTGGACTTCCTCCAACTCGCGGACGCGGTGCTTCGGCACTGCCCCATGTGCAGTGTGGAGAAGTTGTTCGTGGACCTGCATCGGGTCCAGGGCTTGATGGAGCCCACGTTGAAGGACCTCGCTTCACTGGACCCGGAACGGGTCGAGGCGGCGGCAGTCTCCATGCCCGAGTTGATGGGCCGGTTGAGTCGGGAGTTCGCCACACTTCATGCGGAGACCCGCTCCACCATGAAGTTCGGTGAGAAGGTCATCGCGGCGGCGCAGGTGTTGGAGATGCTCACGATGATTTCCACGCTGAAGATGTCGCTTCCGCGACTGCCTCCAGCGGGCCCCGCGACGCTGGGTGTGGGCCTCGTGATGAGCTCAGGCGGGGTGATGGTGGGCTCGCGAATCGTCGTCTCCGCGGAATGGGTGGAGATGATGCGGAGGCTCGTGCAGGCGGGCGTCATCTCACTTCCGGCCGTCAGCGCCGCCGTCCGGATTCACGGTGGGCAAGTACTGATGGCGCAGGCGCATCAGGATTTGCCGGAGGGCGTGCGTGAAGCGTTGGGGGACAGCCCCGAGGTGCGCGGCATGCGGGTGACGGGAAGAGCGGGGGCGGGCATGTCCGACGCTCCGAAGCACCATGTCTTGCCCAAGGAGCATCGCGAGTGGTTCGAGCAGCGCGGCTTCAAGGGAGACATGGACATCGACCAGTTCTGCGTGAGGCTGGAGCAGTCCCAACACGAGGCGATTCACGGTGGGGGAAACTGGAAGCTGGGACGGATGTGGCCTGGTGAGTGGAACCGGATGATCATGAAGGTCTTACGCGATGCAGAAGCCGAAACGGGCAGGGTGCTGACGCGGAGCGAGATCATGAAGCTCGTCGCGGGCTACCTGAAGGAGTACGACATCCCAATGAGGTTCACGATGGGGCGGAGTCGATGA
- a CDS encoding hemerythrin domain-containing protein produces the protein MDVIDLLIQQHREVDALFLAFRNAQDDTSRKELCIQLAEALILHTTIEERWVYPAATRVVGDEKIQHAEEDHQEMSRLLGDIVRMRDDMNAVKAKVAALEKVAKRHIADEEKNILPQVARNVTEKQLGMSCKDLVREASKIRHAEMKDFGELAP, from the coding sequence GTGGACGTCATCGACCTGTTGATTCAACAGCACCGCGAAGTCGACGCCCTGTTCCTGGCGTTCCGCAACGCCCAGGACGACACGAGCCGCAAGGAGCTCTGCATCCAACTCGCCGAAGCGCTCATCCTCCACACCACCATCGAGGAGCGCTGGGTCTACCCCGCCGCCACCCGCGTGGTCGGCGATGAGAAGATTCAACACGCCGAGGAAGACCACCAGGAGATGTCCAGGCTCCTGGGCGACATCGTCCGCATGCGCGACGACATGAACGCCGTGAAGGCCAAGGTCGCTGCCCTGGAGAAAGTCGCGAAGCGACACATCGCCGACGAAGAGAAGAACATCCTCCCGCAGGTCGCCCGGAACGTCACCGAGAAGCAGCTGGGCATGTCCTGCAAGGACCTGGTCCGCGAGGCCTCCAAGATTCGCCACGCGGAGATGAAGGACTTCGGCGAACTCGCCCCGTAA
- a CDS encoding NUDIX hydrolase, whose protein sequence is MTDGRSWEGNWKARLYERVRELGYDSLTAFAESRPTASLVELAEVLGKDDVAGVQVFSGLVAEAERSKRLTRLVRGQFVRELHAQFPNGWPSIVDDTNRFDIAQVLARWSGYTPVTHEERVRQARAALRAYPPPAGWRPLGPDDELLRTLLPDDES, encoded by the coding sequence ATGACCGACGGACGTTCATGGGAGGGGAACTGGAAGGCCCGCCTGTATGAGCGGGTCCGTGAGTTGGGTTACGACTCCCTCACCGCCTTCGCGGAATCTCGTCCGACGGCTTCGTTGGTTGAGCTGGCCGAAGTGCTGGGCAAGGACGATGTCGCTGGGGTCCAGGTCTTCAGTGGTCTGGTGGCAGAGGCGGAGCGGAGCAAACGGCTGACCCGTTTGGTGCGAGGGCAATTCGTGCGCGAACTGCACGCGCAGTTCCCCAACGGATGGCCGTCCATCGTGGATGACACCAACCGATTCGATATTGCCCAGGTGCTCGCCCGTTGGAGTGGCTACACCCCAGTGACGCATGAGGAGCGCGTGAGACAGGCCAGGGCGGCGCTTCGTGCCTATCCGCCACCCGCGGGCTGGCGCCCCCTCGGCCCGGACGATGAGCTTCTCCGGACCCTCCTTCCCGACGACGAGTCCTGA
- a CDS encoding serine/threonine-protein kinase has translation MESATQVTGSGPGLRESPFQSLAPGARISRYVVREKLGSGAMGVVYAADDPELGRRVALKMLRPEGGHRVRLQQRLLREAQALARLSHPNVVTLYDVGTHGDAIFLAMELIEGITLAEWIRQRHPWEEVLRVFLDAGKGLEAAHSAGLVHRDFKPANVLMGNDGRVFVTDFGIARTLHQEDDFAHESPVVEGLRPTDPLTHTGQILGTPAYLAPELVQGQRGDSRSDEFSYCVALHEALFGERPFQGSSMLELAEAARQGRMTAPKERGEVPPHVLSALRRGLSARPEDRFPTMRALLAALAPRPRRKHARLLAMLSVAGVVGALATYGMTEHRRKETCAREAEKSLVAWGPERREQVREAFMATGASSASRAWTEFAMSLDAYTAQWRALRTEACVAATGEQEPMARQTSACLDARLWQLAATTEMLRKADAQTVQSVRQYTSTLEGLSACRYTPGVSGRPQPPDGLRPRVDAVRNKLAQVRVHHLAHRLKEGLALSSTLVEEQQSIGYKPLEAEVRFAHARLLTFLGQEKEAVTFLYQALWAAESSRDDETAARAWVELIDVEGDKMLSRPDEVEKLVQHARAAVGRLGRERFPDITTDLHTRLAVLRRVQSQFAEAEREALQGLEFSRRYNGPDSLRTPNLMNDLGQIYSAQGRYEEALKYHQQSLELRERLLGSDNPALATSYNRIAGVTMGTGQRAVARQALSKALALQESSSAPETSTLATTLLNLGLLSRVEGRTEDARRQYERAQSILERIRGPDNIGVVYILTEKALLAHEQGQADQALELASEAVKRIERGQGKDTPDAVPPRVVQGLVHLKAHRYPEAGRELRDALALEEKGHGPEGKRMGFVLLPLARLALEARSHEEARTYCERARGIAEKTQGKESPEAADALSCLGEVHLAMGAASEALPLLERARSLQLKWGEPKDPKDAGRTAFLLARAYLETSTSPDRAKALAMADEARGQLASVGIRGREELQEVEAWRKREAAP, from the coding sequence GTGGAGAGCGCGACGCAAGTCACGGGCTCCGGGCCTGGCCTGAGGGAGTCCCCCTTCCAATCCCTGGCGCCCGGCGCCCGCATCTCCCGCTACGTCGTGCGAGAGAAGCTGGGGTCTGGCGCCATGGGGGTGGTGTACGCGGCGGATGACCCGGAGTTGGGACGCCGGGTCGCGCTCAAGATGCTGCGTCCGGAGGGAGGCCACCGGGTCCGGTTGCAGCAGCGGTTGTTGCGAGAGGCGCAGGCGCTCGCCCGGCTCTCCCATCCCAACGTCGTCACCCTCTATGACGTGGGCACCCACGGCGACGCCATCTTCCTGGCGATGGAGCTCATCGAGGGCATCACCCTGGCGGAGTGGATTCGGCAACGGCATCCCTGGGAGGAGGTCCTCCGGGTCTTCCTCGATGCGGGCAAGGGGTTGGAGGCCGCGCACTCCGCGGGCCTGGTGCACCGGGACTTCAAGCCCGCCAACGTCTTGATGGGGAACGACGGACGCGTCTTCGTGACGGACTTCGGCATTGCCCGGACGCTCCATCAGGAGGACGACTTCGCGCATGAGAGCCCCGTCGTCGAGGGGCTTCGGCCCACGGACCCGCTCACGCACACGGGACAGATTCTCGGCACGCCCGCATATCTGGCGCCGGAGCTGGTCCAGGGCCAACGCGGGGACTCCCGCTCCGACGAGTTCAGCTACTGCGTCGCCCTCCATGAGGCGCTCTTCGGCGAGCGCCCCTTCCAGGGGAGCTCGATGCTGGAGCTGGCCGAGGCCGCCCGGCAAGGAAGGATGACCGCGCCGAAGGAGCGGGGAGAGGTTCCGCCGCACGTCCTGAGCGCCCTCCGCCGAGGGCTCAGCGCCAGACCCGAGGACCGCTTCCCGACCATGCGGGCATTGCTCGCGGCCCTCGCACCGCGCCCGCGCCGCAAGCATGCGCGGCTGCTCGCCATGCTGTCCGTGGCTGGAGTGGTGGGCGCGCTCGCGACCTATGGGATGACCGAGCATCGGCGCAAGGAGACCTGCGCACGCGAGGCGGAGAAGTCCCTGGTCGCGTGGGGACCCGAGCGGCGGGAGCAGGTGCGTGAGGCCTTCATGGCCACGGGCGCGAGCTCCGCGTCCCGCGCCTGGACGGAGTTCGCCATGAGCCTGGATGCCTATACCGCGCAATGGCGAGCGCTGCGCACGGAGGCCTGCGTGGCCGCGACGGGGGAGCAAGAGCCGATGGCGCGGCAGACCTCCGCGTGCCTGGACGCGCGGCTCTGGCAGCTCGCCGCCACCACGGAGATGCTACGGAAGGCGGACGCCCAGACCGTGCAGAGCGTCCGCCAGTATACCTCCACGCTCGAGGGGCTCAGTGCCTGCCGCTATACCCCTGGGGTCTCTGGCCGCCCGCAGCCGCCGGATGGCCTTCGCCCGCGGGTCGATGCGGTGCGAAACAAGCTGGCGCAGGTCCGGGTCCATCATCTGGCGCATCGGCTCAAGGAGGGCCTCGCGCTGTCGTCGACGCTCGTCGAGGAGCAGCAGTCCATTGGCTACAAACCGCTCGAAGCGGAGGTCCGCTTCGCGCACGCGCGCCTGCTCACCTTCCTGGGCCAGGAGAAGGAGGCAGTGACGTTCCTCTACCAGGCCCTGTGGGCCGCGGAGTCCTCACGCGACGATGAGACGGCGGCGCGGGCCTGGGTGGAGCTCATCGATGTGGAGGGAGACAAGATGCTCTCCCGTCCCGACGAGGTGGAGAAGCTCGTCCAGCACGCACGTGCGGCGGTCGGACGGCTGGGACGTGAGCGCTTCCCGGACATCACGACGGACCTGCACACCCGCCTGGCGGTGCTGCGTCGGGTTCAAAGCCAGTTCGCCGAGGCCGAGCGGGAGGCCCTCCAGGGGCTGGAGTTCTCGCGCAGGTACAACGGCCCGGACAGTCTCCGGACCCCCAATCTGATGAACGACCTGGGGCAGATCTACTCCGCCCAGGGCCGCTACGAAGAAGCCCTGAAGTACCACCAACAATCGCTGGAGCTGCGCGAGCGGCTGCTGGGCTCCGACAACCCGGCGCTCGCGACCTCCTACAACCGGATTGCAGGTGTGACGATGGGGACGGGCCAGCGGGCCGTGGCGCGCCAGGCGTTGAGCAAGGCCCTGGCCCTCCAGGAGTCCTCCTCCGCCCCGGAGACCAGCACCCTGGCGACGACGTTGCTGAACCTGGGCCTCCTCTCGCGGGTCGAGGGCCGGACCGAGGACGCTCGGCGCCAATATGAGCGGGCCCAGAGCATCCTCGAGCGCATCCGGGGGCCCGACAACATCGGCGTGGTCTACATCCTCACGGAGAAGGCCCTCCTCGCCCATGAGCAGGGCCAGGCGGACCAGGCCCTCGAACTGGCCTCCGAGGCCGTGAAGCGCATCGAGAGGGGACAGGGCAAGGACACCCCGGACGCGGTCCCACCGCGGGTCGTCCAGGGCCTCGTTCACCTGAAGGCGCATCGCTACCCAGAGGCCGGTCGCGAACTGAGGGATGCCCTGGCGCTCGAGGAGAAGGGACACGGCCCCGAGGGGAAACGGATGGGGTTCGTGCTGCTGCCGCTGGCCCGGTTGGCGCTGGAGGCTCGGTCGCATGAGGAGGCGCGGACGTATTGCGAGCGGGCACGAGGCATCGCGGAGAAGACCCAGGGCAAGGAGTCTCCGGAAGCGGCGGACGCCCTCTCCTGCCTGGGCGAGGTGCACCTCGCGATGGGGGCGGCGTCGGAGGCGCTCCCGCTGCTCGAGCGCGCGCGGAGTCTCCAGTTGAAATGGGGTGAGCCCAAGGACCCCAAGGACGCGGGCAGGACCGCCTTCCTGTTGGCCCGGGCGTATCTGGAGACGAGCACCTCGCCGGACCGGGCGAAGGCGTTGGCGATGGCCGATGAGGCGCGGGGCCAGTTGGCCTCCGTGGGCATCCGGGGGCGGGAGGAGCTCCAGGAGGTCGAGGCCTGGCGCAAGCGTGAGGCGGCGCCATGA